One Narcine bancroftii isolate sNarBan1 chromosome 3, sNarBan1.hap1, whole genome shotgun sequence DNA window includes the following coding sequences:
- the rrh gene encoding visual pigment-like receptor peropsin has protein sequence MEYKSVFSQMEHNIVAAYLITAGVLSLLSNIIVLIMFVKFKEFRTPTNAIIVNLAFTDIGVSAIGYPMSAASDLHGSWKFGYSGCQAYAALNIFFGMASIGLLTVIAIDRYLIISKPELGRKMTGATYTALITVAWVNGLLWALMPLMGWASYGPDPTGATCTINWRSNDSLFVSYTMTVIGVNFVVPLLIMFFCYYNVSKTVTRFACHNGLETITLDWSDQLDVTKMSAVMIVVFLVAWSPYAIVCLWSSFGNPKLIPPSMAIVAPLFAKSSTFYNPCIYVIANKRFRKAIIAMICRQTQQDLTISHTLPMTISQIPLPLCLKNGKAQKNGREQQGEYGELLELYYIPNYLALPHPVTPPSFDLE, from the exons ATGGAATACAAATCTGTCTTCTCCCAAATGGAGCATAACATCGTTGCAGCATATTTAATAACAGCAG GAGTATTAAGTCTGCTCAGCAACATAATAGTATTAATTATGTTTGTTAAGTTCAAGGAGTTCCGCACACCAACCAATGCGATCATTGTAAATCTGGCTTTCACTGACATCGGGGTGAGTGCCATTGGCTACCCCATGTCAGCTGCCTCAGACCTGCATGGTAGCTGGAAATTTGGTTACTCAGGATGTCAG GCGTATGCAGCTCTAAATATCTTTTTTGGAATGGCAAGCATTGGATTGCTTACAGTCATTGCTATTGACCGGTACCTGATCATTAGTAAGCCTGAACTAG GAAGAAAGATGACTGGTGCTACCTACACTGCTCTCATCACAGTTGCCTGGGTGAATGGCCTGTTGTGGGCTCTCATGCCCTTGATGGGTTGGGCAAGCTATGGACCTGATCCAACAGGAGCCACATGTACCATTAATTGGAGAAGCAATGACTC GCTATTTGTTTCCTATACCATGACTGTAATTGGAGTTAATTTTGTGGTGCCACTATTGATCATGTTCTTCTGTTACTACAATGTGTCAAAAACAGTGACGAGATTTGCATGTCACAATGGTCTGGAAACTATAACCTTAGATTGGTCGGATCAACTAGATGTAACAAAG ATGTCAGCCGTAATGATTGTGGTGTTCCTTGTAGCTTGGTCTCCTTACGCTATTGTCTGTTTATGGTCATCTTTTGGGAACCCAAAACTTATTCCACCTTCAATGGCAATTGTTGCTCCACTTTTTGCCAAGTCTTCCACTTTCTACAACCCCTGCATTTATGTCATTGCGAATAAGAG GTTTCGAAAAGCCATCATTGCAATGATATGCCGTCAGACTCAACAGGATTTGACCATCAGCCACACTCTACCCATGACCATCTCCCAGATTCCTTTACCA CTATGTCTTAAGAATGGCAAAGcgcagaaaaatggcagagagCAACAAGGTGAATATGGTGAACTGCTGGAACTGTATTATATTCCTAATTATCTGGCTCTGCCCCATCCTGTgacccctccctcttttgaccttgaaTAA